In Mesorhizobium sp. M9A.F.Ca.ET.002.03.1.2, the DNA window AAGCGCGGGCTCATCTTCACCGTGCCGTACAGCATGTCCGGCAGCGTTACGTCGATGCCGAAGATCGGCGCCCCGGTGACCTTGGCCAGCATGTCGATGCGCTTCTGTGGCTTGCCGAGCAATTTCCAGTCGGCTTTGTCCTTGAGCCTGATATCCGCGGGCGGCGCCATCGCCGCAGCAGCGGCGGCGACCGCGCCATAGGTCACCGACTTGCCCGATGCCTTGTGCAGGACCCTGCCATTGGCCGTTTCCAGCTCAGCGGCAGCTATACCGAGCCTTTGCGCTGCCGCGGCAACCAGCATTTGTCGCGCGGCGGCGCCTGCTTGCCGCATCTTGTCTAAACCGTCGCGCGTCGAGGTCGAGCCACCGGTGGCCTGGAAGGCGAGGAGCTTTCCGACCACGCCCATGCCGGGCGCCATCGCTTGAGCGGCCATGCTCTCGTCGAAGAAGGCGAAGGGACCGCCCTCTTCCAGGATCGTCGCGTTGTAATAGGCGTAGGAGGCCGGGCCGTGCTCGACCTTGATCCGGTCGAGGCCGACATCGAGCTCTTCGGCGACCATGGCGGCGAGCGTCGTTGAGATGCCTTGTCCCATCTCGGCGCGCGGCGCGACGATGGTGATGGTGTTGTCGGCGCCGATCTTCACATAGGGGTTGAAGGTCGCCTCGTCAGCGGCGAGATCGCCTTCCAACGGATTCGGATAGGGTTTGCGGTAGTAATAATAGCCGACGGCGACACCGCCCGCGATGGCAGCCGCGCCGATGAGAAACGTGCGGCGGGCGATCTTTCCGACGCTGGCCATAGTCAGATCCCCGCTGTCTTGAGGACGGCCGCTCGTTTGATCGCCGCGCGTATCTTCGGATAGGTGCCACAGCGGCAGAGATTGCCGCCCATGGCGTTGTCGATGTCGGCATCGGTCGGGTCGGCAATTTCGTCGAGCAGCGCCACCGCGCTCATGATCTGGCCGGCCTGGCAGTAGCCGCATTGCGCGACCTGCTCCTCCAGCCATGCCTGCTGCACCGGATGCAATTTGCCGTCGCTGCCGATGCTTTCGATCGTAGTGACGACGCCGGTGACCTGGCCGACCGGCAGCGAGCAGGAACGGACGGGCTGGCCGTCGACATGCACCGTGCAGGCGCCGCAGGCGGCGATGCCGCAGCCGAACTTCGGCCCGGTCTTGCCCATGAGATCGCGCAGCGCCCACAACAGCGGCATTTCGGGATCGGCATCGATGTCGAATGACTGCCCGTCGACGGTGAGGCGCATGGGGATACCCTTCGTTGTCGTCCACAGCCCGAGGCGAATGGCCGGTTGGCCATTTCGTCCTCATACATCTTGACAAATTTCGTTATTTTGTCAACAGAGCTTTCTGCAGGATAAAGTTGCGCCATGATCGAGATCGAGGACATCGCCACCGACCCCAAGCGCGTCCGCATTCTGGACGGCGCGATGAAGGTGTTTCTGGCCTATGGCTACGCTCGCACCACCATGGACGACATTGCGCGTGCCGCCGACATGTCGCGACCGGCGCTCTATCTCCAGTTCAAGAACAAGACCGACATCTATCGCGCCATCGCGCTGATGCTGCTTTCCCGCTCGCTCGAGCAGGCGAAAACGGCACTCGCCGGCGAAGGGCCCTTTGCCGAGCGCATGATGCGGGCCATCGACGAGGCGCTGATCTCGATGATGCGTACCGTCCACGCCTCGCCGCACGGCGCCGAACTCCTCGATATGAAATCGAGCCTCGCCGACCTGGTCGGCTGCTGGCGCGGCCGCCTTGTCGAGCACATCGCCAAGGCTGTTCAGAGCGAGGCCGCCCGCAATGGCGTCGATCTGGCGGCCAAGGGCTTGTCGGCGCGACTGCTCGCCGACATGCTGCTCGACGGGCTGGAAGGCATGAAGACGCGCATCAGCCACCCGGACGAGCAGCGGCAGGCGGCGGCCGCGCTGATCAAGGTGATCGACCTCGCGCTGAAAGCTGGGTGAGGTTAGATCTGACGGCGCGTGGCCTCGGGCTTCTTGCGCGCTGCCAGGAACTCCTTGACCCGCCGGCCCGGCGCCGGGCCACGCACGGGCTTGAACCCGTCGTCGAGCTCGCCTGAGAGATCGAGCGTCGGCCGTATGCTGACGGCGTCGTAATTCTCCTCCAGCCAGTCGCTGGCAGCGGTACGGCCAAGGTCGCGCAGATAGGTCAGGAACGCCCATTCGGCATTGACCTTGGACGACGCAGACAGATCCTTGAACGCCTCGTCGGCATCGATGCGGTGCATGCGGATGTCGCGGTATTCGCCATGCGGCAGCCGGCCGGCGGCGATCAGTTCCTTGACGAAGGCGATCGAGCGGAATTCACGCAGCAGCCCGGCGTTGAAGGTGATCTCGTCGATGCGGTTCTGGATTTCGTTGGCACTCTTCGGCGTCCCCTCGCGGACCACCGGGTTGATCTGCACCAGAAGCACATCCTCGGTGGCAGTCGACTTGAAGAACGGGAACAGCGCCGGATTGCCGCCATAGCCGCCGTCCCAGTAGGGCACGCCCTTGATCTCGACGGCGCGGAACAGCTGCGGCAGGCAAGCCGACGCCATCACCGTGTCGAGGTCGATCTCGCCATCGGAAAAGACACGCAATTGCCCCGTCTCGACATTGGTCGCGGAGATGAACAGCTCCATCGACTTGCAGGCGCGCACATTGCCGAAATCGATCTCCTGCTCGATCACATCGCGCAGCGGGTTGAGGCCGAGCGGGTTGGCGACGTAGGGCGAAAACACACGCGACATGGTGTCGAAAAACAGATATCCAGGCGTGTTCTCGATCGACCAGTTGCCCCAGGCCACATCCCAGGGCATGCGCTGCACCGGGCTGAACCGGCCCTTCCGCGCCACTGCGCGCCAGAAATCGTCGAGCTTCCGCCGCGCGCCCTCGACCCCGCCGCGGACGAAGCCGTCGGCCAGCGCCACCGCGTTCATGGCGCCGGCGCTGGTGCCCGAAACCGCTGCGATGTCGAGCCGTCCGTCCTCCAGCAGCTGGTCGAGCACACCCCAGGAAAAGGCGCCGTGCGAGCCGCCGCCCTGCAGCGCGACATTGATCTTCTTTGGCTCCTCCGCCTTGCCGTTTGTCGTCATGGCGTTGCCCTTGTTTTGTCGAGAAATTTGTTTCGCTCGCCCGAATTCACTGCGCGGTCCAGCCGCCATCGACCGAGATGTGCGTGCCGTTGATCTGCGCCGCCGCATCCGAGCACAAGAACACCGCGGCGGCGGCAATTTGCTCGACCGTGACGAATTCCTTGGTCGGCTGCTTTTCCAGCATGACTTCGCGGATGACCGTCTCGCGATCCATCTTGTTGGCCTTCATCTGATCGGGAATCTGGGCCTCGACCAGCGGCGTCAGCACATAACCGGGACAGATGGCGTTGCAGGTGATCCTGTCGCGCGCCAGCTCCAAAGCGACCGTCTTGGTCAGCCCCATGATGCCGTGCTTGGCCGAGACATAGGCCGACTTGAACGGCGAGGCGACCAGGCCGTGGGCCGAGGCGATGTTGACGATCCTGCCGCCGCCGGCTTCTCTCATCAGCGGGATGGCGGCGGCAATGGTGTGGAAGGCCGACGACAAATTGATGGCGATGATCGCATCCCACTTTTCGATCGGAAATTCTTCCACCGGCGCGACATGCTGGATGCCGGCATTGTTGACCAGTATGTCGACCGAACCGAATGCATCGGCTGCCTTCGCGACCAAAGCCCGGCATTCGGCCGGCTTCGACATGTCTGCCTTGATGTAAGCTGTCTTCACGTTGTGATGCTTGGCGATCGCATCGGCAATGGCCTGGTCGTCGGCGGTGTCGGAAAAGGAATTGACGACGATGTTGCAGCCTTCCGCCGCGAGCGCATGGGCGGTGGCCAGACCGATGCCTGAGGTGGAACCGGTGACGATGGCGGTTTTTCTGGTGGGCAAGGCGAAATCCTTCAGTGCGGTGCTAACGGGAACATGGTGCTAACGGGAACATATTGCAGTGCAGCATATATGTCTCCTGCGGCGCAAGAACAGCCGCGCGGATTGGCTATGTCATGAAATTTTTGGCCGCTTGCCCGTCTCGCTATGCTTTCGGGACGCGCCGCAGCGACGCCGGGGAAGCAGCCATGTTACTCGCGGAGGTGCCGGAAAGGCTGGGACTAGACACGGCCGTCGGGCGCTGGCTTGGCCGTGACAGGCCGCTGCCCACCCTGGAAATCGCCTGGCCGGCGGCCGGTTCGGTCATCGCACTCGGCAACGATCCCGAGAAGGCGATAGGCGTCGTCGTCAGGAGCAACTTCACGCTGCTCTCTGCGGGTGAGTGCGGCGACAACAGCCAATGCGGCCACGTGCATATGAAGATCGATCCCGACGCAGACACCTGCAACATCCCCGGCAAGCCGTACAACAGCATGAACAGCGACTTTGGCGGCAACCTCATAAAGGCTCGTTTCGGCCATTGTCCGGTTGTCGTCGGCAAGCACGTGATCGGCGTCCTCGTTGCCGATGATCATCACAAGCCTATCCTAGTGGACGGCAAACCCGTTACCGCTCTGGTGACGGTGACGACGAAATAGCGTGGCCCCGATGCATCTCTGCCTCATTCGAGGCGGAGATGTTCTGACACGGGCTGCTGAGGGAGGTTTCGGCCGGACCTTGTCCAGCCGGTGATCACGACATGGTGTCGAGCTTGCGCTGCATGGCGGCGATCTGTTCCTTCAACTCCTGAAGGTCATCGGGTTTTTCCGGTGTCTCTTTCCTGGCCGGCTCTGCCGGCGCTGCGGAAGCGCCATTCGAGCCTGCGGGTGGAAAAGGCGTGAACAGGCGCATGGCATTCTGGAACATCTCCATGTTGCGGCGCGTCTGCTCCTCCAACGCCTTGATCGGCGTGGCCATCTTCATCATGTCCAGCGGCGACTTGCCCAAGGCGCCCTTCATCTGCTCGCGAAAGCGTTCCTGTTCTTTCGAGAAGGCAATCATCGACTGTTCGAGGAAGCTCGGCACGATCATCTGCATCTGATCGCCGTAAAAGGCGATCAACTGGCGCAGGAACGGGATCGGCAGCATGTTCTGCCCATCCTTGTTCTCAAGTTCGAAGATGATCTGGGTCAGCACCGGATGCGTGATGTCGTCACCGGTCTTGGCATCCTGGACGGTGAAGTCCTCGCCCTTCTTGACCATTTCGGCAAGATCCTCGAGCGTCACATAGGTGCTGGTGCCGGTATTGTAGAGGCGGCGATTGGCATACTTCTTGATGATAATCGGTTCGTCTTTCGCGGCCATCAGTATCCTCCCGGGACACCGGCGCACTTGAGTAAGCAGCCGGTAACGATTGCGCCTTTTTCAAGGATATGCGCAAAAGCGTCACAATTCCAAGTGGTTTGTGCAGTGCGGGATCAATTAATGCTGCGGAGCGGTCTGAATATGCTGCGCAGCAACGGGCAGGCTGTCCCCGTGATGATGATGAACCTGCTTGCCGCGCCTGGCCGGAATGCCCATTTCCGGTTTGACTTGGGTCATGGAAAGGGCAAGAAAAGTCGCTAGACATAGCCCAAATTCGACCCTTAGAAGTCTGGAGAACAACATGTCCGCTTCCAATGCCATTGTCGTCGCCAGTGCGGCGCGCACGCCTGTCGGTTCCTTCAACGGCGCCTTCGCCAACACACCGGCCCACGAATTGGGCGCCGTCGCCATCAAGGAAGCGCTCGCCCGTGCCAGCGTTGACGGCAAGGAGGTCGACGAGGTGATCCTCGGCCAGGTGCTGACCGCGGCTCAGGGCCAGAACCCCGCCCGCCAGGCATCCATCAATGCCGGCCTGCCAAAGGAAACCACCGCCTGGGGCCTCAATCAGGTTTGCGGCTCAGGCCTGCGCGCCATCGCGCTTGGTATGCAGCAGATCGTCACCGGCGATGCCAAGGTGATCGTCGCCGGCGGGCAGGAATCGATGTCGCTGGCCCCGCATGCCCAACACCTGCGTGCCGGCGTCAAGATGGGCGACTACAAGATGATCGACACCATGATCAAGGACGGGCTGTGGGATGCCTTCAATGGCTACCACATGGGCAACACGGCCGAAAACGTCGCTCGCCAGTTCCAGATTACCCGCGAGGACCAGGACCGACTCGCATTGGCCTCCCAGAACAAGGCCGAGGCCGCGCAGAAGGCCGGCAAGTTCAAGGACGAGATCGTGGCCTTCACCGTCAAGGGCAAGAAGGGCGACACCATTGTCGACCAGGACGAGTACATCCGCCACGGCGCCACGATCGACGCCATGACCAAGCTAAGACCGGCCTTCGACAAGGACGGCACGGTGACCGCCGCCAACGCCTCCGGCATTAACGATGGCTCCGCTGTCGCGGTGCTGATGACTGAAGCCGAGGCCTCAAGGCGCGGCATCACGCCGCTGGCGCGCATCGTGTCCTGGGCGACCGCGGGCGTCGATCCGCAGATCATGGGCACCGGACCCATTCCCGCCTCGCGCAAGGCGCTGGCCAAGGCCGGCTGGTCGGTCGGCGATCTCGACCTGGTCGAGGCCAACGAGGCCTTCGCCGCCCAAGCCTGTGCCGTCAACAAGGACATGGGCTGGGATCCGTCCATCGTCAATGTCAATGGCGGCGCCATCGCCATCGGCCATCCGATCGGCGCATCCGGCGCCCGCATCTTCAACACGCTGGTCTACGAACTGCGCCGCCGCGGCGCCAGGAAGGGCCTCGCCACGCTGTGCATCGGCGGCGGCATGGGCGTTGCCATGTGCGTGGAAGCGCTATGAAGACAGGGAAGACAGGATGAGCAAGCCATGAAATAGTCGGTGGCAACGGGGCTCAACCGCCGTAGAGCGTCCCCCGCCCGCCGCTCATGAGAACTAAAGGGGAGGATGATATGACAAAGGTAGCACTGGTCACCGGTGGGTCGCGCGGTATTGGCGCCGCGATTTCGATCGGCTTGAAAAACGCCGGCTACAAGGTCGCCGCGAATTACGCCGGCAATGACGAAGCCGCGCAGAAATTCAAGGCAGAGACCGGCATTCCGGTCTACAAATGGTCGGTCGCCGACTACGATGCCTGCGCTGCAGGCATCAGACAGATCGAGGCCGACCTCGGCCCGGTCTCCGTGCTGGTCAACAATGCCGGCATCACCCGCGACGCCATGTTCCACAAGATGACGCGCGAGCAGTGGAAAGAGGTTCTCGACACCAACCTATCGGGCGTCTTCAACATGACGCATCCGCTGTGGGGCGGCATGCGCGACCGCAAGTTTGGCCGCATCATCACCATCTCCTCGATCAACGGCCAGAAGGGCCAGACCGGCCAAGTCAACTATTCGGCCTCGAAGGCCGGCGACATCGGCTTCACCAAGGCGCTCGCCCAGGAAGGGGCGCGGGCCGGCATCACCGTCAATGTCATCTGCCCCGGCTACATCGCGACAGAGATGGTCAGGGCGATGGACGAAAAGGTGCTGAACGAGCGCGTCATTCCGCAAATTCCGGTCGGCCGCCTCGGCGAACCGGAAGAGATCGCACGCTGCGTCGTGTTCCTTGCTTCCGACGATGCCGGTTTCATCACCGGATCGACCATCACCGCCAATGGCGGCCAGTACATTACCTGAAGCTGGACAGAAAAGCCCGAAACAAACGGGCCATGAAAACGGCCCGTTTCCATTAGCGGCTCAGCCGTCGCGAGGTCTCGATGCAAGACCTTGCCCCAATCCGGCACGCAAAGGTTAACGGCGGCCGTGCCGCCTGTGCGAAACCCTGTTCGTTGCCTGTGGATTCTCGGTGGAAAACCTGTTCACAGCACAACATATTGGGGTGAACAAACCGGGAAACATCCGCTAACGCTGATTCGTCGCCGTTTCGTTCCGGCTTTGACCAGAAGGTTAACAACAATGGGTGAAACCATCAGTCAAATCGTTAAGGCGCGTTAGGAAATATCAATAATTTCATAATGTTGGACGACACCCGCCGGCCTGCGCCGATCGTTCACCGGCAAAGGTTAACGGCGACGCGCGCCTAGCATAAATCAGGCCAGTTCGGCGATTCAGCATGTGGTGAGACTCGCCGGCAAAAAAACCAGATGTAGCCGTGAACAAAACCTGAATCCGCGCGAGTCAGTGATTCGTAGCCGATTCGTTCCAGACTCGTTCCAACTGTTAATCAGAGCCTGTTGACAGCACCGAGCGAGGGGCTTCGACCTGCCGGCGGAACATTCCGCTTTCGCTTCGCGCGCTAAATCCCTATGTGTCGCCTGTCACACGCGCCTCCACGGGCGCGCTCCCGACAATGCGAGGCAGAGAGCCTTATTTCCAGGTCGATGAACATCCCGCCGAAACACACTTCTGAGCCGCTGATTCTGTCGGGCCGCGACGTGACTGCCGTGCTCGGGCCGACCAACACCGGTAAGACCCATCTCGCCATCGAGCGCATGGTGGCGCATGAAAGCGGCATTATCGGCCTGCCGCTCAGACTGCTCGCCCGCGAGGTTTATTCACGCGTCTGCGAGAAGGTCGGCGCTCACAAGGTGGCGCTCATCACCGGCGAGGAAAAGATCCAGCCCGCAGGCGCGAAATACTCTGTCTGCACGGTGGAAGCCATGCCGCGCGAGACCGATGCCGCCTTCGTTGCCATCGACGAAGTGCAGCTTGCCAGCGATCTCGAACGCGGCCACATCTTCACCGACCGCATCCTGCATCTGCGCGGGCGCCAGGAGACATTGCTGCTCGGCGCAGCCACCATGCACGGAATCCTCCAGCGCTTGCTGAAGGGGGTGTCGGTGGTGACGCGGCCACGGCTGTCGCATCTGGCCTATGCCGGCTCGAAGAAGCTGACCCGCCTGCCGCGACGCACGGCGATCGTCGCCTTTTCCGCCGACGAGGTCTATGCCATCGCCGAACTGATCCGCCGCCAGCAGGGCGGTGCGGCCGTCGTGCTCGGCGCGCTATCGCCCCGCACGCGCAACGCGCAGGTGGCGCTGTTCCAATCGGGTGATGTCGATTACCTGGTCGCCACCGATGCGATCGGCATGGGCCTGAACCTCGACCTCGACCATGTCGCCTTCGCCCAGAACCGCAAATTCGACGGTTACCAATATCGCAACCTGACGGCGGCCGAGCTCGGCCAGATCGCCGGCCGCGCCGGCCGGCACTTGCGCGATGGCACCTTCGGCGTCACCGGCCAGGTCGATCCGCTGGACGAAGATCTGGTCAAGAAGATCGAAGGGCATGAGTTCGACCCGGTGAAGGTGCTGCAATGGCGCACGGCGCATTTCGATTTCGCCAGCCTGGATGCGCTGAAGCGCTCCATCGAGACCAACGCGCCGGTCGAAGGCCTGACCCGTGCGCTGCCGGCGGTCGATGCGCAGGCGCTCGAGCATTTGTCCCGCGACGAGGACATCCGGGCGCTTGCCACCGACGCAAGGCGCGTGGCGCTGTTGTGGGAGGCTTGCGCCCTGCCCGACTACAGGAAGATCGCGCCGGCCCAGCATGCCGACCTGATCGCCTCGATTTATATGGACCTTGCCAGGCATGGCCATGTCGATGAAAATTACATGGCCGAGCAGGTGCGCCGTGCCGACACCACCGAAGGCGACATCGACACGCTGTCGCACCGGATCGCCCAGATCCGCACCTGGACTTTCGTTTCCAACCGACCCGGCTGGCTGGCCGATCAGGCACACTGGCAGGAAAAGACGCGCGAAATCGAAGACAGACTGTCGGATGCGCTGCATGAGCGGTTGACGAAACGCTTCGTAGACCGCAGGACTTCCGTCCTCATGCGGCGCCTTAGAGAAAATACCATGCCCGAAGCCGAAATCAGCCCAACCGGAACCGTCCTCGTCGAAGGCCACCATGTCGGCGAGTTGCAGGGGTTCCGCTTCACCGCCGACCAGAGCGCTGGCGGCGAGGACGCCAAGGCAGTGCGCACGGCAGCCCAGAAGGCGCTCAGCACGGAATTCGAGGCGCGGGCCGAACGCTTCGGCGCCTCAGCCAACAGCGATATCGCGCTCGGCTCAGACGGCACGCTGCGTTGGATCGGCGCGCCGATCGGCACGCTGGTCGCAGGCGACGAGGCGTTGAAGCCGCGCCTTGTGCTGTTGGCCGACGAGCAACTCACCGGTCCCGCCCGCGACAAGGTCGCGGCGCGCGCCGAACGCTTCGTCAATTTCCAGATCGAGTCCCTGCTGAAGCCGCTGGTCGACCTCAAGAACGCCGAGCAGATCACCGGCATTGGCCGCGGCATCGCCTTTCAACTCGTCGAGCATTTCGGCCTTATCAACCGCCGCGACATCGCCGAGGCGATGAGGTCGCTCGACCAGGAAGGCCGCGCCGCCCTTCGCCGGCTCGGCGTGCGCTTCGGCGCCTACCACATCTTCGTGCCCACGCTGATCAAGCCGGCGCCGGCCGGGCTGGTGACACTGTTGTGGGCGCTGAAGAACGACGGCAAGGACAGACCGGGGTTCGGCGACGTGGTTCACGCGCTGGCCTCCGGCCGCACCTCGGTGGTCGTCGATCCGGCTTTCGACAAGACCTTCTACAAACTGGCCGGCTACCGCAATCTCGGCCGTCGCGCGGTGCGCGTCGACATTCTTGAACGACTGGCCGACCTGATCCGGCCGGCGACCAACTGGAAGCCGGGTCTCGGCCAGCGCCCCGATGGCGCCTATGACGGTCAGTCCTTCATGGTGACGCCGCCGATGATGTCGATCCTCGGCGCCACGGCCGACGACATGGAAGAGATTTTGAAAGGCCTCGGCTACCGGGCCGAGCCGAAGCCGGCGATCGAAGTGAAGGCGCGGCTTGAGGCACAGGACCATGCCGCGCGTGAAGCCGCCGCGGCCAAGCTGGCGGCGGAGGAACAAGCAGAGCAGGCCAAGGCGGCGGAAGCCGCGGTTGCGGACGCAGCCGCCGAGGCGCCGGCCGAGAGTTCGGGGTCGGACGCGGCCGCCGTGGCAGAGGCCACAGCCGAAGTTCCCGCGGAAACCACCACCGAAGGTGAAGCGGAGCATGTCGCGGAAGCTCGGCTGGAAACTCCGGCTGAGGTCACGGAAGACGAGCCGCCTGCAGCCGAAGCTGAAATGCCTGCGTTACCAGCGGCACAGCCAGAGGCAGAACCCGAAGCAGCAGAGATTGAGGTCGCACCGGCAGAGCCGGCTTCCGAAACTTCGCCAGCAACGGAAGCGATATCGGTCGAACCTACCGCGGTGGCGGACGCCGCCACCGGCGAGGCTGCTCCAGAGGCTGAGGAAGAGGCCGAGGAGCCAAAACCGATCCTGTTGTGGCGGCAGGGCCGCTTCGACCAGCGTCCGCGCCACCGCCACCATGACAATCGGCCCCGTGACAATAATCGCGACAATCGCCCGCGCCACGGGCAAGCCGCGCGCGATGACCGCAGCGACGCGCCGGCAGATGCCGCCGGTGGACAGCCGGCCGGTGCTCCGGGCAGCCGGCCCACCCACGAAGGGCGCCGCGACGGTGCCGGCAAGCCGCGCTTCGACCGCAGCAAATTCAAGCCCAAGCCCCAGGGGGAGGCAGGAGAGCGGCGCGACGGCAAGCCCGGGGGCGAGCGTCCCAATCGTCGCGAAAACCGGCCCGACTGGAAGGGCGGCCGGCAAGACGGTAAAAGTGGCGCGCAAGGCGGGAAGCCCGCCTTCCAGCCGAAGCCGCGCGAGGAGCGCCCGGCACGTTTCGACCCGGATTCGCCCTTCGCCAAGCTCGCCGCGCTGCGCGACCAGCTGAAGAAATAGCTCAGCCCGGTCCGATGGTTGCTGAAGGCCGCCAACGCATCGACAAATGGCTGTTCTTTTCGCGTGCGGTGAAATCACGCTCGCTGGCAGCGAAGCTGGTGGTGGCCGGACGCGTCCGCATCAATCGCGACAAAGCAGCGCAGGCCTCGGATATGGTCCGGGCCGGCGACGTCCTGACCATCACTCTCGAGCGGCGCATCTTTGTCTGGAAGGTGCTCGGCACGGGAACCCGGCGCGGCCCCGCCGAGGAAGCGCGCCTGCTCTACGAGGACATGTCGCCGCCGCCGGTGCCAAAGGGCGAGGCCGTTCCCGATGCGATTCCCGCGCTGCGCGATGTCGGCAGCGGCCGCCCGACCAAGAAGGAACGCCGGGATACCGACCGGCTGCTCGGCGACGACTGAGCCATAACCGGCTATCGCTGCATCGCGCCTCTGGAATTCCATTCCGGAAACACCGGCATCGCGCGCAATGGCCGCCCTTGCAAGCAGCGGGCAAAGACGTTACCTCACCAAAAAAGCCCAGCAAAAACGGGATGCCCCGGAGCCGACTGATGACCTATGTCGTGACCGACAATTGCATAAAATGCAAATACATGGACTGCATCGAGGTCTGTCCGGTCGACTGTTTCTACGAGGGCGAGAACATGCTCGTCATTCATCCCGACGAATGCATCGACTGCGGCGTTTGCGAACCGGAATGCCCGGCCGACGCGATCAAGCCGGACACCGAGCCGGGCCTCGACAAATGGCTGCAGATCAACACCGAATACGCTGACAAATGGCCCAACATCACTGCCAAGAAGGAGCCTCCGGCCGACGCCAAATCCTTCGATGGCGAGGCCGGCAAGTTCGAGAAATATTTCTCGGCCGAGCCAGGCGAAGGCGATTGATGGCAATGCCTGTCCACCCGGCATAACGTTGCGTAACAGCCATGATACATTAACTGCCTTGACGGGCAGCGGCTGCGTTCGGCCTTCGCGTATGCAGCAAAACCTTGATTCTTCCGACTTTTTGTGCTACACGATGGAAACATGCCGGTGACACAACGTCGATTTATGGCGCAAACGCCCCAAATCACTGAAAGGTGAACTTCTCAATCCGGACCAGAGCGATCTGGGGCAGGCAGTCGCATATTGCGGTTTGCCGGTCCCGGCTTTTCCGGGTGGGTTCGTCTGTTGTACGGCTAACGGTCGGTATACTGGCCGCACGAGTTCAGCCGGCGCCGCCATGCCGGCATCACAACAAGGAGTTCAGCGCGTAATGGCAACGATCACCC includes these proteins:
- a CDS encoding helicase-related protein, whose product is MNIPPKHTSEPLILSGRDVTAVLGPTNTGKTHLAIERMVAHESGIIGLPLRLLAREVYSRVCEKVGAHKVALITGEEKIQPAGAKYSVCTVEAMPRETDAAFVAIDEVQLASDLERGHIFTDRILHLRGRQETLLLGAATMHGILQRLLKGVSVVTRPRLSHLAYAGSKKLTRLPRRTAIVAFSADEVYAIAELIRRQQGGAAVVLGALSPRTRNAQVALFQSGDVDYLVATDAIGMGLNLDLDHVAFAQNRKFDGYQYRNLTAAELGQIAGRAGRHLRDGTFGVTGQVDPLDEDLVKKIEGHEFDPVKVLQWRTAHFDFASLDALKRSIETNAPVEGLTRALPAVDAQALEHLSRDEDIRALATDARRVALLWEACALPDYRKIAPAQHADLIASIYMDLARHGHVDENYMAEQVRRADTTEGDIDTLSHRIAQIRTWTFVSNRPGWLADQAHWQEKTREIEDRLSDALHERLTKRFVDRRTSVLMRRLRENTMPEAEISPTGTVLVEGHHVGELQGFRFTADQSAGGEDAKAVRTAAQKALSTEFEARAERFGASANSDIALGSDGTLRWIGAPIGTLVAGDEALKPRLVLLADEQLTGPARDKVAARAERFVNFQIESLLKPLVDLKNAEQITGIGRGIAFQLVEHFGLINRRDIAEAMRSLDQEGRAALRRLGVRFGAYHIFVPTLIKPAPAGLVTLLWALKNDGKDRPGFGDVVHALASGRTSVVVDPAFDKTFYKLAGYRNLGRRAVRVDILERLADLIRPATNWKPGLGQRPDGAYDGQSFMVTPPMMSILGATADDMEEILKGLGYRAEPKPAIEVKARLEAQDHAAREAAAAKLAAEEQAEQAKAAEAAVADAAAEAPAESSGSDAAAVAEATAEVPAETTTEGEAEHVAEARLETPAEVTEDEPPAAEAEMPALPAAQPEAEPEAAEIEVAPAEPASETSPATEAISVEPTAVADAATGEAAPEAEEEAEEPKPILLWRQGRFDQRPRHRHHDNRPRDNNRDNRPRHGQAARDDRSDAPADAAGGQPAGAPGSRPTHEGRRDGAGKPRFDRSKFKPKPQGEAGERRDGKPGGERPNRRENRPDWKGGRQDGKSGAQGGKPAFQPKPREERPARFDPDSPFAKLAALRDQLKK
- the fdxA gene encoding ferredoxin FdxA, with the translated sequence MTYVVTDNCIKCKYMDCIEVCPVDCFYEGENMLVIHPDECIDCGVCEPECPADAIKPDTEPGLDKWLQINTEYADKWPNITAKKEPPADAKSFDGEAGKFEKYFSAEPGEGD
- a CDS encoding RNA-binding S4 domain-containing protein, with amino-acid sequence MVAEGRQRIDKWLFFSRAVKSRSLAAKLVVAGRVRINRDKAAQASDMVRAGDVLTITLERRIFVWKVLGTGTRRGPAEEARLLYEDMSPPPVPKGEAVPDAIPALRDVGSGRPTKKERRDTDRLLGDD